The Bacteroides fragilis NCTC 9343 genome includes the window ACAACTTCGCAAGCCTGATGACAAAATGCAAATCTGTTCATTTTTGTGGGTGTATTACGGTTTTCCCAATTCATGTTATGAAGGCCGGAATGTAGAAGAGGTACGCTTTACGAGCGGGTTGAAAATGGGTGAACAAGATGACTGTGATGCTGATTGTGTTTGTGGAATTCCGGATTCGGGTATCGGGCAGGCATTGGGGTATGCAGAAGGGAAAGGCATTCCTTATCATCGTGCTATTACCAAGTATACTCCTACCTGGCCCCGTAGTTTTACTCCGAGCAAGCAGGAATTACGTTCTTTGGTGGCAAAGATGAAGTTGATCCCTAACCGTGCTATGCTTCAAGATAAGCGTATTATTTTTTGTGATGACTCCATTGTGCGTGGTACGCAGTTGCATGATAATGTGAAGATTCTTTTTGATTATGGTGCAAAAGAGGTACATATGCGTATCGGATGCCCACCGCTTATTTATGGCTGTCCGTTTATTGGTTTTACGGCTTCAAAGTCGGATATGGAACTTATCACCAGGCAGATAATAAAAGAACTGGAGGGAGATGAAAATAAGAATCTGGATAAATATGCTACTACAGGTTCGCCGGAATATGAGAAGATGGTAGGCATCATCGCCAAGCGTTTCGGACTTTCGTCTCTCAAATTCAACACGATTGAAACACTGATTGAAGCCATCGGATTGCCAAAGTGTAAAGTTTGTACCCATTGTTTTGACGGATCCAGTTGTTTCTAAGTGGCTATTAGTGACTGAATATAAGATTATGTATAAAAAAAGAGCCGTGAATTGCTTGGCAGTTCACGGCTCTTTTTTTACCTTTACAGGCGTGAAAAATAAGATTTTAGCAAATTATTAAATTTTAAAGATATGAATTTAGTAGAACGTTTTTTGAAGTACGTAAGCTTTGATACACAGTCGGATGAACTGACAAGACTTACCCCCAGCACTCCGGGCCAAATGGTATTTGCGGAATATCTAAAGTCTGAGTTGGAGTCGTTGGGGCTAGAAGATATAACATTGGACGAGAACGGTTATCTTTTTGCTACTTTACCTGCCAATACAGAGAAAGAATTGCCTGTCATCGGCTTTATAGCACATATGGATACGAGTCCCGATATGAGTGGAAAAAATGTCACTCCACGTATTGTAGAAAAATACGATGGTTCGGATATTGTGCTTTGTGCCGAAGAGAATATCGTACTTTCACCGAGTCAGTTTCCTGAGTTGCTCGATCATAAGGGTGAGGATCTGATTGTTACCAATGGTAAAACTCTGTTAGGGGCAGATGATAAGGCAGGTATTGCCGAAATAGTATCAGCTGTTGTCTATCTGCAGGAGCATCCTGAAATTAAGCATGGTAAAATTCGGATCGGTTTCAATCCGGATGAAGAAATAGGTGAGGGTGCTCATAAGTTTGATGTTCAGAAGTTCGGTTGTGAGTGGGCTTATACGATGGACGGAGGAGAAGTTGGAGAGTTGGAATTTGAAAATTTCAATGCTGCCGCTGCCAAGATCACTTTTAAAGGACGTAATGTGCATCCGGGATATGCTAAACATAAAATGATCAATTCGATCCGTATAGCCAATCAGTTTATTACTATGCTTCCCCGGCACGAGACTCCGGAACATACTTCCGGATATGAGGGTTTCTACCACTTAATCGGTATCCAAGGAGATGTGGAACAGAGCACTGTATCCTACATTATTCGTGACCATGACCGTAATAAATTTGAGGATCGTAAAAAAGAGATAGAACATTTGGTGAATAAGATCAATGCAGAGTTTGGTGAAGGCACTGCTACGCTCGAATTGCGTGACCAGTACTATAACATGCGTGAAAAGATAGAACCCGTAATGCATATTATCGACACTGCTTTTGCTGCAATGGAAGCCGTAGGGGTGAAACCGAATGTGAAACCTATTCGTGGAGGAACGGATGGCGCACAATTATCATTCAAGGGGTTACCTTGTCCCAACATCTTTGCCGGTGGCTTGAATTTTCACGGTCGCTATGAATTTGTTCCCATCCAGAATATGGAAAAGGCAATGAAGGTCATTGTGAAGATCGCTGAACTGGTAGCTTCGAAGTAATCATTATTTATATAATTCTTAAATTCTCATTTCATGAAAACCACTCCATTTACCGAGAAACATATTGCACTTGGTGCTAAGATGCACGAGTTTGCAGGATATAACATGCCTATTGAGTATTCGGGTATCATCGACGAACACCTTACAGTTTGTAACGGTGTCGGTGTTTTTGATGTGTCACACATGGGCGAATTTTGGGTGAAAGGTCCTCATGCGTTGGATTTTTTGCAGAAAGTGACTTCAAATAATGTGGCAGCTTTGGTGCCGGGTAAAATTCAATATACTTGTTTTCCAAATGAAGACGGGGGTATCGTTGATGACTTACTGGTCTATCAATATGAACCGGAAAAATATCTTTTGGTTGTTAATGCTTCGAATATAGAGAAGGACTGGAACTGGTGCATTTCTCACAATACGGAAGGTGCTGAGTTGGAAAACTCTTCAGATAATATGGCACAACTTGCTGTACAAGGTCCGAAAGCCATTCAAGCTCTGCAAAAATTGACGGATATTAATCTTGCCGATATTCCTTATTATACATTTAAAGTCGGTGAGTTTGCCGGTGAGAAGAATGTGATTATTTCCAATACGGGATATACCGGAGCAGGTGGATTTGAACTATATTTTTATCCGGATGCTGCCATGAAGATTTGGGATGCAGTTTTTGAAGCCGGAGCTGAGTTTGGCATAAAACCGATAGGGCTTGGTGCGCGTGATACTCTTCGTCTTGAAATGGGATTCTGTCTGTACGGTAATGACTTGGACGATACTACGTCTCCTATTGAAGCCGGACTGGGATGGATCACTAAATTTGTGGACGGCAAGAACTTTACAAATCGTTCGATGCTTGAAAAACAAAAAGCTGAAGGCACCGTTCGCAAATTAGTGGGCTTTGAAATGATTGACCGGGGGATTCCTCGTCATGGTTACGAGTTGACAACAGCGGAAGGTGATAAAATCGGGGTAGTAACATCAGGTACAATGTCTCCTATTCGTAAGATTGGTATTGGTATGGGATACGTGAAACCTGAATATAGTAAGATCGGTACAGAAATATGTATTGATATGCGTGGACGTAAGTTGAAAGCTGTAGTAGTAAAACCGCCTTTCCGTAAATAGAATATTGACGAATAAAGCGTTGAAATCCCTCTCTGTCTTTAAAGGCAGAGGGGGATTTTTGTTTAAATGGAAAGTTTACGTTCTTTCGGATATGTTTGGAATATTAGAGGTCTCATTTAATAGATATAAAAGTCTTCCTTAGTCAATTTGTCTCTATACTCAAACATATTATTTCCTTTCTAATATTATTCTTGGTTATGTCTATGAAATATTTTTATTTCAGAATAATCTCTATTTCTGCCTATATAGGCTATTATATTTGCATTATATTCTGATTTCTACTTTTTTTGATTTCTTGGAATTAATATTTATTTGTATTTTTGATCTATATATATAATGCAATAGAAAGAATAATTAGATCAATTAAATGATTGTATTTTGTTTCCTATGAACTGAATGTGTAATATAAAAGTGATAGGCGTATCACTGTTTTCAGTGACAAATGTGTATTAAATATCGTTGTATGATGGTAAATAGTGAGCCTTATAACATGAATTTAGTAAATATTGGAATAATTTTTTTCTTAATCATTGGAAATAATAAATCTAAGCACTATATTTGCTGTAACACTAAAAGATATTAAATAGAAAATTTAAGATATTGAAAGAATGTTAATCGATTGTTCAATGATTATCATTTCTTTCTTAGAAAAGATCTACTAAGTGAAAATTAGGATCTTTGATAATAAGATTTGATAGAGGTATTACACTTACATAACAAATATTTTATTGGTATTAGAAAATCGGATATTAGAAAATGGATTTTGTCGTTGCTTTCTTAATAAAGGTAGTGTAATTCTGGTGATAACGGAAACTACCGACAATGACGAATCTTATCGGTAACCGTAATGTTCTGTTTGCGGAGATGCGGAATATCAGAAGATTTTCATATTTTTCTTTTGTCAGAAGGTTTACTGAATTTGTATGTGTATTGAAGAACAGCTTTTGTTCTTTGAACTGCATACTAACTTACTATAATTTACATTGTTAATCTTACGGGCTTTTATATGAAAAAGACATCTTTGTTTTTGTCGTTTTTTA containing:
- a CDS encoding amidophosphoribosyltransferase; this translates as MGGFFGTVSKTSCVTDLFYGTDYNSHLGTKRGGLATYSEEQGFIRSIHNLQSSYFRTKFEEELDKFKGNAGIGIISDTDAQPIIINSHLGRFAIVTVAKVTNLKELEEELLSQNMHFAELSSGSTNQTELIALLIIQGKNFVEGIENVYNHIKGSCSMLLLTEDGVIAARDKWGRTPIVIGKKEGAYAATSESNSFPNLDFEIERYLGPGEIVRMQADRLEQLRKPDDKMQICSFLWVYYGFPNSCYEGRNVEEVRFTSGLKMGEQDDCDADCVCGIPDSGIGQALGYAEGKGIPYHRAITKYTPTWPRSFTPSKQELRSLVAKMKLIPNRAMLQDKRIIFCDDSIVRGTQLHDNVKILFDYGAKEVHMRIGCPPLIYGCPFIGFTASKSDMELITRQIIKELEGDENKNLDKYATTGSPEYEKMVGIIAKRFGLSSLKFNTIETLIEAIGLPKCKVCTHCFDGSSCF
- the pepT gene encoding peptidase T, producing MNLVERFLKYVSFDTQSDELTRLTPSTPGQMVFAEYLKSELESLGLEDITLDENGYLFATLPANTEKELPVIGFIAHMDTSPDMSGKNVTPRIVEKYDGSDIVLCAEENIVLSPSQFPELLDHKGEDLIVTNGKTLLGADDKAGIAEIVSAVVYLQEHPEIKHGKIRIGFNPDEEIGEGAHKFDVQKFGCEWAYTMDGGEVGELEFENFNAAAAKITFKGRNVHPGYAKHKMINSIRIANQFITMLPRHETPEHTSGYEGFYHLIGIQGDVEQSTVSYIIRDHDRNKFEDRKKEIEHLVNKINAEFGEGTATLELRDQYYNMREKIEPVMHIIDTAFAAMEAVGVKPNVKPIRGGTDGAQLSFKGLPCPNIFAGGLNFHGRYEFVPIQNMEKAMKVIVKIAELVASK
- the gcvT gene encoding glycine cleavage system aminomethyltransferase GcvT, with amino-acid sequence MKTTPFTEKHIALGAKMHEFAGYNMPIEYSGIIDEHLTVCNGVGVFDVSHMGEFWVKGPHALDFLQKVTSNNVAALVPGKIQYTCFPNEDGGIVDDLLVYQYEPEKYLLVVNASNIEKDWNWCISHNTEGAELENSSDNMAQLAVQGPKAIQALQKLTDINLADIPYYTFKVGEFAGEKNVIISNTGYTGAGGFELYFYPDAAMKIWDAVFEAGAEFGIKPIGLGARDTLRLEMGFCLYGNDLDDTTSPIEAGLGWITKFVDGKNFTNRSMLEKQKAEGTVRKLVGFEMIDRGIPRHGYELTTAEGDKIGVVTSGTMSPIRKIGIGMGYVKPEYSKIGTEICIDMRGRKLKAVVVKPPFRK